Proteins co-encoded in one Flavobacterium sp. M31R6 genomic window:
- a CDS encoding BrxA/BrxB family bacilliredoxin: protein MYPEEMVKPMQAELTSAGFQELHTADAVESAIKSAGTTLVVVNSVCGCAARNARPGAKMSLDNDKKPSNLVTVFAGVDREAVEAARGFMFPFPPSSPSIALFKDGELVHMLERHHIEGRPAETIAENLKDAFNEYC from the coding sequence ATGTATCCAGAAGAAATGGTAAAACCAATGCAAGCTGAATTAACGTCTGCTGGTTTTCAAGAATTACATACTGCCGATGCTGTAGAAAGCGCAATAAAATCAGCAGGAACAACACTTGTAGTAGTAAACTCTGTTTGTGGTTGCGCTGCAAGAAATGCACGCCCAGGAGCCAAAATGAGTTTGGATAATGATAAAAAACCATCTAATCTAGTAACTGTTTTTGCAGGTGTAGATCGCGAAGCTGTAGAAGCTGCAAGAGGTTTTATGTTTCCATTCCCTCCATCTTCTCCAAGTATTGCCTTGTTCAAAGACGGTGAATTGGTTCATATGCTAGAGCGTCACCACATTGAAGGACGCCCAGCAGAAACTATTGCAGAAAACTTAAAAGACGCTTTCAACGAGTACTGTTAA